cagtcccccctcttgtcattcgtaatgaatatagtTTAAACTTAGAcgtactggacgtcgattttgaggacctggctcgGTTTTATGAGGATACCAGTTTAGACCTTGTCCAAGTGCtcactgaaggaccatctgctctgaaagtggatccttggaagaaatttgaacagggaaagagtctatacaaccctgaggccttagatgaactgggtacacaaatgtacctgctaaacaagtggtacatgacggcgtgtgaacggggagagacctttgtttctatcagagttagaaaccaacattacttccgtggcgatgacattatatatgtcgagttttcataattacaccaactatgccacctgggctctctcgacaaaagtcttattagctgctattgtttgtaagtgtgattattttttactattaaaaaaaatatatataaagcatcatgtatatatataaattatatatcatcacactatatttttatatatacagatatgagatgatagaactcagaaagagaaaggataatgatgttggtttcattgatccaaatgtcgtattcaaataccctaatcccccgcctcaatggaaagctgaactcgagaaaaatctcatgaggttcttagtgaaccaataaaacaaggacatactcttcccctacaacttcgagtgagtgttaaataattaatgtcgatcatatagaCATTTGTTcagttatttgcttactagctaagttatctcccatatataaatatgttgactctagttaatgtcgatcatatttgtgtataaaaacatatgcatcaatcactggatattgatggtcatcgatatggccaatagtcggttgagcatcttagactcattaagaaaagagcaaatagagtaccaagacatgatagatattatccaagggtaatttggtctctctagcaactatatataccccgatctcttaactgcaacaattattaaaggccaaattaattttttattttattgggcgcagtgtttgaaaaagtttcattgaggaacaccacatgaaatattgcaaagcgccactagatgtaatcgcacacaaagtaagtactagctacatttatatatatatatatataattcaattaacaccatgaatgctttcaattcaccggatcttttttctcgtaaaagtgggttctgaggcaagaaaaggagaacaactactgcggatactatgtttgcgagttcatcatagcgtactaaaaaagaactcctgaagagaacctcaaagtacgttatataaatatattcatatattcacaatttcttttattgctcatatatataagtaatcacgtgaccaacacacacatatatatattaatacttttcctttaacttttattgaagactctatggttgaaggaaaagtcatacgacgtgatcaACTGAAAGTAATTCAAGAgatcatagcaggatttcttaataatcaggtcctaaaccccgccgacgagttctacaatgatgtgaacgaaacatggaagccaaacgagatggagtgaatttgttatgccaagaatatgatagaatatacaatgcaaactttatttgtaatatatatacatattatatgtacataaaataacgtacaatatatatatatatatatatatatatatatatatatatatatatatatatatatatatatatatatatatatatatatatatatatatatgcatgtaatatatacgttagtttcatactttagcttgtacaaaatgttcgaacattataaacgtgtagaatacgtatattattagcagcgtagaatacgtattcgaaaacctattaaaaaccaaaatgaatcatcaattgaaaatagaaacaaaaaaatgaaaaaaaaacctttagtcccggttggtaatatcaaccgggactaaagggtcggaCCAAGTGGCTagaccgggaggcctctttagtcccggttggtattaccaaccgggacctttagtcctgggcgcgaaaccgggactaaaggaggggccctttagtcctggattcatgctcccggttccaaaaccggaactgaagggggttgagaaccgagAGTACAGcctgtttctctactagtgatttatagtcaaaaaaaattattaattttgggGCCATGGTTTGGGACAATGGATCAAACAAAGAGTACAAACAagtctatatatttatatatgtataGATTAGCCCAAGTGAGAACGATAGGCATAAAAAAATTAGTGTATAGTAGTTGCTTCATTGACATTTCATAAAAAAGATAGGATTTTTCTTTGCACgggattttccaaaaaaaaaaatgctgGATGTCTGTTCCTGCGTCCATGAACGAACAAAGATTTAACTAATGTGCTTGCCTGAGATAGCCATGCTTTATGAAACCTCAAACATGTTCAAGGAATGTTTTTTACTGTGTTGCATGCTCCGGCTTTGATGAATTGGTATTATACaattatttatttttgtgatgagtaTTTGGGGATCTGAGTTTGAGAGAAAGATTATAGGGTTTACTATTGTTTAATCAGTTTCATCATGTGAGAAAAAAACAAAGGAAACAATTGGCCtgttcactggttggtttctgagctgataagcccggctggtgctggtttgttgtgagtgaaaaacactgttggctggctgataagccctgactaaaaccaacaagcgaacatgctaattaggctcaaaacgttcgtctcgtgatttcgaaccaaactgtgcaattagtttttttcgtctacatttaatgctctatgcacgtatcgtaagattcgatgtgatggctactgtagcactttttgaaaattttttggaaactaaacaagcacttgAGGTATCTGTAAATACTCCTCTCACGCCTGGTAAAAGGGAACGAAGGGAGTAGGACCTAGTTTATATTCTCATTGTAATGTCTCGAAGGATACAAATATAAACTTCACTGTATTCTATGATTTGCATTCAGTGGACGTTCAAAGGGCCCCTGTCCCCTAGTAAACTGGAAGCCATGCGGGTATACTCTTTCTTGAGAGGCGCCGGCGTCATCGTGGTCTGCTGACGGACGTCGAGTAGGCCAAGTAGTCCCAACGCTTTGCCGTGTTGTACCCACAGTCGCAGATTCTACTTTCATATAGTGCCTTGTATGCGTTGTAGCTGCTAGGGTCTAGCTCTAGCTTATCAACATTCTTTAGCTGGTCCTGAACGCTAACGTCTTGACAGCGGGTTTGGAATAGCCAGAACTTGTCGATGTCGTATAACTTTAAAACTTTTCTATTCTCTTAATGAAAACAGGCTACGGCCTGATCGGGAAAAAAAAAGATTTGCATTCTGGAGCCCAGGGCTCCTAAGCGGGGTAAGATTTAAGTTGCATATATAAAAAGTCGACATGGATCTAATCACCATGCCATTAATACTACCGTATAATCCGTGAagaacccaaaaaaaaaaaaaaattgctgtACTGCAGTGGAAGGTCATCAGCCAATTCATTCATTCAAATCAATTCACGCCCCCAACAGTGTTTTGCTTCTTGGCAGTATTGATGTAGGGCCGCAGTACAAACTTGCTTTGCGCTTCATTTTGTTCCATGGTTCCTAGTTTGCTTTGGATTCTGCTTTGGCACAGGAAAGTGGTGCTTCGGAATAGTACCATTCCTACGCCAATCTGCAACTAAGTACTGTCGCTCTCGCTAAGTCGGTCAAGGGACACAGCCGCGTGCTTGTTTCTTCCATCTCCATCGTCCATTGCCCTCTCCGGGCCAGGAACAGGGATGCGAATTGCCCGTGTCTTGACCGGGCCAGTTTTATTGTGTTTCAGTCTACGTGGCAGCTGCATAATTTATCACGGCTCGGAACAGACTCCAAGCATAGAGATTTTTCAGTGCCCTGCTCTGCTCAATCATAAACATTCGCCAGTCTCCGGTCTCCAAAGACATGGCAACACCTCACCGCCAACGTGCTTGCTGCCTGGAAGCATCCCGGTGTCTCTGTCCAGGCTCCAGAACCTCCAGTACCTCGCGCTGAACAACAACAGCCTTAGCGGCACTATCCCAACGGAGCTTGGCGAGCTAACAAACCTTCAACTGTTGTGGTTGGCGTGCAACCCGTTTGACCCAGGCGAGCTGCCAGCATCGTTCAAGGACCTGACCCACCTAGTCAGCCTCGTGGCGGGCAGTTGCAACCTCATAGGCGACTTCCCAAGCTATGTGGTAAAGATGCAGAAGTTGGAGGCACTAATCCTAGAGAACAACTCGTTGACCGGAACCATACCTCCAGGGATTTGGGACCTCAAGAAGCTGCGATTCTTCTTTGTGTCTAACAACAACCTCACTGGCAACGTGGTGGTTGATAGTTTTGGTGCGATGAGCTTGGTCAAAATCCATTTACATGAAAACAAGCTCactggaacaatcccagaagtaTTCGGTTGCTTGGATAGCCTCGAAGTTTTGGTACTTCAATACAACTACTTCTCCGGCGAGATACCAACGAGCACCAGTCGCTTGCCGTCGCTGAGGCTATTATACTTGGGCGCTAACAGGCTTACTGGCACACTTCCGCCAGAGCTAGGAAAGCACTCGCCCAACTTATCTGCTGTTCATGTTGCTCAGAACGAGCTTACTGGTAGGATCCCAGAGGGGGTTTGCGCGGGAGGCAATCTAAAGATTTTCATTGCCTCAGTCAATCAGTTGAATGGTTCGATCCCAGAAGGCCTCACGCGATGTGCCACTCTGCAGTTTCTGGCGCTAGGTAGTAACCAACTCTCTGGGGAGATACCAGTGACTTTGGGCTATGGCATGCCACAGCTGCAGAGACTATACCTCGACAACAACAAACTCACTGGGAGGATTTGTTAAGTTTAATCTGCAAGGACTAAACCTGCAACGACTGTCAATTGTACAGAGTCTATCCCACACGACGTCAAGATCGAAGCAACGACACAAAAATATTTTAcgaatcgcaaaaaaaaaaaaaagaggacacAAAAATATTTTACATGCCTCTCAAAGGACAAGCATAAATAATGGCTTCCTCTTGACCAAGAAAAACTTATCAGATCTCCAAATATATTAGTTTGCATTCCTCATCCTAAAGTCCCAAGCATCTTATAAACTTCATTGCATGCTATAATAGCTTTTCAGAGTTGTCTAGTGTTCGCCAAAGCTTTTATGTTGATTCTATCAGAGTCCTAGTCTGTTAGAGCATGCATATTGCTCAAGTACACCCTAAAAAATGTATATTATTGCTCAAGTAATAATAAGCAATAAGAATGAACCATATATAGAGAAGCAAGCTCTATTAGTTATTAAATTTTCTACGAAAATTATAATATATTGAGAGGTGGTAGTAAGCTGGGGCCCATGAAAATAAAAATTTGCCGCACAATGCCCCGGATCAGCCTTGTGATGCTAAAGTTAGCCAGACTCGCTTTTTGGGGAGATGTGTTAACTATAAAGCTTTTGTCCGTTGATTCTGTTctgctccctccgtccctaaataactatCGTATTTTTGTTTTCATGTCAtaagtttaactagatttatagaaaatacgtgcaacgtttgtatctctaaataaatttattatgaaaatagattcaataatctatctaatgatattaattttgtaccataaatattaatattttttatatatttaatcaaagttgtttTTCGAGAAGCCAAAATAACAGTTATTTAGGTGTATTAGTTAGTTTGAGTCCGTTTCGGTCGGTTGAGTCATGGACCCACGCACGAACTCTGACATGTGGACGCCATGCGCGCATTAGTCCGGTTGTTGGCCACAGTGAGAATAAGGGagtgtttggatccggtgactaaaatttagaaggtgtaTCGTAAGGATGTTGCACggggtgttcggatattaataaaaaataaattacataattcgtcagtactccacgagacgaatttttaaagcctaattaatccgtcattaccacatgtttactgtagcaccacattgtcaaatcatagactaattaggcttaaaagattcgtctcacaaattagtcgtaaattatgcaattagtttcgtaattagtctatatttaatacgccatgcatatgtccaaacattcgatggaacAACGAGgtgcaaccaaacaccacctaagaatagcttagggcctgtttggttttcataagtcaggtgactgaaaaccagtgacttataagtcatgcctgtttggttgtagatgacttataagctcattaaaTATGTGGGCCCCACGTGgaaaagggtgacttataagttttaagcaggggtgaaccaacttaaaatttataagcaggggtgacttataagttgatgGTGTTTAGCAAAATAAATCACTTATTTCAATTTTTAACTTATAAATAGGTGACTTATTTCAAACAAACATGCCCTTAGGGCGAGCCGAGTCGTCGTGCTCTGATCAAGGCGCACGTACGTCCTGTGGCTGTGGACTGTGGACTGGAGAATAGCACGCGTCGGGTAACGCCATTCAGAAACGATGGAGGATAATATCTAAACACTTGAGAAGCTCGATCAGAACCAGAGCAagtcttctccttctcttgagtcttctcttcagTGAGATAGTTGGCCATCCATCTAGATAGCCTGGACTGGATAGCCACCCTTTGATTCAGAGAGTCGATATATACCTTCAGTCAAGCTATCACACCCTGCCATTCATTCGTGTGTGGTTGCATTGCATCTTGTTTCGTCGTACGTTGTTCTCCACTGTTTTCAGCAAAGGGAAATAAGGCACAGCAGGGAGGATTCAAGGATTCGTGTGTCAGCCGTCGGCGACCGACTGCCAGTCTCCGAGTCTCCTGTGACTGACTCCGGTGCAACTAATGGACGCCATGCGTTGAGGCGCGCGGTGACCGACTTAGCAGTCTCCAAGTCTCCTGTGACTGACTTAACTCCGGTCGTCTCGATCTGAGTCTCCGGTGGTACGGTTGTTGGAAAGATGATTATATCATGGCCTGAAAATGATCAACTGAAAGCACCCTACTCCCTTGTGCATCAACTGAAAATGATGACACCGCGTCGGCGCCGAGCCTACGTGTACGCTTACCACCTCCTCCTGCCGCTGTCCATGGTAGCCTACTGCCTCCTGCAGTGCGCGGAGGCGCAGTCCCAATCCCAACCGGTAGGTGAAGCGGAGCTGCTCCTCCAGATGAAGAGCGCGTGGGGCGACCCGCCCGTGCTCGCGACATGGTGCGTCGCCACCTCGGCCACGGGGGCGCACTGCCGCTGGCCATACGTGAGGTGCAACTCGGCCGGACGCGTCACCAGACTCACCCTCTCCAGCATCAACATCACGGGACCTGTTCCAGACGCCGTTGGCGGTCTCTCCAGCCTCACAGGCCTCGACCTCTCCAACAACATCTTCGGCACGTTCCCGACGGCGCTCTACCGCTGTAGCTCGCTCCGGTACCTCAACCTGTCCCGGAACAACATCGGTGGAGAGCTCCCCGATGACATCGGCCATGCCCTTGCAGCAAACTTGAGCATGCTGGTCCTCAGTTTCAACAGGTTTAATGGCAGCATCCCGGCATCTCTGTCTAGGCTCCGAAACCTCCGGTGTCTCCAGCTAGACAACAACGGCCTCACAGGCATGATCCCGACAGGGGTTGGCGAGCTGAGGAGTCTCGAGACATTGTGGTTGGCATTCAACTCGTTCGACACAGGGAAGCTACCAACATCGTTCAAGAATATGACCAAGCTAGTCAGCCTATGGGCTAAACGATGTGGCCTCATCGGCAACTTCCCGAGCTACGTGGtgaatttgacaatgttgtggcaTCTGAACCTTGGAAGTAACTCGTTGACTGGAAGCTTACCTCCTGAGATTTGGAGCCTCAAGAAGCTTCAATTCTTAATTGTTTCCACGAACAACCTCACCGGACACATGGTGGTTGATGGTTTTGCTGCGAGGGGGTTGAAAGTCATCGCCTTATCCAACAACAAGCTTGCTGGAGCCATCCCTGAAGTCTTTGGGCAATTGGAGAACCTCACAGAATTAATGCTCGATAACAACAGTTTCTCTGGTGAAATACCAGCAAGTATCAGCCAGTTGCCATCGCTTACGATGTTGTCCTTGGACAGCAACAGGCTTACTGGCACACTCCCGCCAGAGCTCGGGAAGCACTCACCAGGCTTATCTGTTGTTTCAGTTGATGACAACAAGCTCATCGGTGGCATCCCAGCGTGGTTGTGTGCTCAAGGCAGGCTTCGGTATTTCAGTGCCTCAAACAATCACTTGAACGGCTCCATCTCAGAAGGTCTCGTGCGATGTGCCACTCTCGTGAATCTGTACCTGAATGGTGACCAAATCTCTGGCGAGATACCAGCAAATTTGGGCTACGGTACGCCACGACTGCAAGATCTGGACCTAAGCAGTAACCAACGCTCAGGTGAGATACCACCAAATTTGATCTATGGCGCGCCACTGCTGTGGACACTGAACCTGGGAAACAACAAACTCTCCGGAAGAATATGTTAAGTTAATCTACAGGGACTAAACGTACATTTTACATGCATTTCAGAGGTCAACCATAAGCAATGCCTTCCTTTCTAGAGAAACTCAGGTTTCCTAAAACATTAGTTTTCATTCCTCGTCTCAAAAGTCTCAAGCATATTGTATACAACACCGCATGGTGCGTGCTGTAATCAGC
This DNA window, taken from Miscanthus floridulus cultivar M001 chromosome 13, ASM1932011v1, whole genome shotgun sequence, encodes the following:
- the LOC136499501 gene encoding receptor-like protein 52; the protein is MIISWPENDQLKAPYSLVHQLKMMTPRRRRAYVYAYHLLLPLSMVAYCLLQCAEAQSQSQPVGEAELLLQMKSAWGDPPVLATWCVATSATGAHCRWPYVRCNSAGRVTRLTLSSINITGPVPDAVGGLSSLTGLDLSNNIFGTFPTALYRCSSLRYLNLSRNNIGGELPDDIGHALAANLSMLVLSFNRFNGSIPASLSRLRNLRCLQLDNNGLTGMIPTGVGELRSLETLWLAFNSFDTGKLPTSFKNMTKLVSLWAKRCGLIGNFPSYVVNLTMLWHLNLGSNSLTGSLPPEIWSLKKLQFLIVSTNNLTGHMVVDGFAARGLKVIALSNNKLAGAIPEVFGQLENLTELMLDNNSFSGEIPASISQLPSLTMLSLDSNRLTGTLPPELGKHSPGLSVVSVDDNKLIGGIPAWLCAQGRLRYFSASNNHLNGSISEGLVRCATLVNLYLNGDQISGEIPANLGYGTPRLQDLDLSSNQRSGEIPPNLIYGAPLLWTLNLGNNKLSGRIC